A genome region from Corallococcus exiguus includes the following:
- a CDS encoding ABC transporter permease encodes MAPLLHDLLLALRRLRRSPTFTVVAVATLALGIGANVAIFSVVHAVLLRPLPLRDDARLVRLFSVGQQGPGPTSPPDLMDLREQTRAFEGLAGVAPAMVTLGADRLEASPMKVQAGLVTADFFQVLGPRVQLGRALRAGDDAPGAPQVTVLSHALWQRRFGGSPDVLGRAVNLGGPVPWTVVGVMAPGFDFPSRAELWTPIVQDESMTKPEARGAHWLEVYGRMGPGVSLERAKADAAAVARGLAARHPATNADMGASVEPLRDVLLGQVRPSLFLLLGAVGLVLLIACANLMHLLLARAASREAETSVRLALGASRGRIARELLVESALLSALGGGAGLLAALWALDALAAFGPQDIPRIDEVSLDGTVLAFTAGLSVFTTLLFGLVPAWQTSRVELARVLRTAGEGAGGAAHHHRTRAALIVAETALAVLLLVSAGLLLRSFVHLRQVDPGFQPEGVLTVKLSLPPNRYAMGSAAPAAFYDGLLERLRSLPGVTVAGVVNAVPMEGKRWTLAVRDPLRPVAPGTEPWQASMRIVTPDALEALRVPVLRGRGLLPEDRGAGGRAVLINAEAARRFWPGEDPLGRTLDMDMDLGNGAFGGRVVGVVANMATEGLAAPAAPEVYVPYEQARTTDMTLVLRTNGEPFALAGAVRAEVRGLDANLAVGGVRTLASVVDGTVAPLRFYLLLASVFAGVALALAAVGLYGVVAYAVVQRTRELGIRMALGARAGQLMGMVLSHYLRLTAVGLVLGLGLAWGASRALSHLLNGVRPTDPLTYGLVVAVLGAVAFLAALLPARRAAHVPPAVVLRAD; translated from the coding sequence ATGGCTCCCCTCCTCCATGACCTCCTGCTCGCGCTGCGGCGACTGCGTCGCAGCCCCACCTTCACCGTCGTGGCGGTGGCCACGCTGGCGCTGGGCATTGGCGCCAACGTCGCCATCTTCAGCGTGGTGCACGCGGTGCTGCTGCGGCCGTTGCCCCTGCGCGACGACGCGCGGCTCGTGCGGCTGTTCAGCGTGGGCCAGCAGGGACCGGGGCCGACGTCGCCGCCGGACCTGATGGACCTGCGCGAACAGACGCGGGCCTTCGAGGGGCTCGCTGGCGTGGCGCCCGCGATGGTGACGCTCGGGGCGGACCGGCTGGAGGCCTCGCCCATGAAGGTGCAGGCCGGACTGGTGACGGCCGACTTCTTCCAGGTGCTGGGGCCCCGCGTGCAGTTGGGCCGCGCGCTCCGGGCCGGGGATGACGCGCCTGGGGCGCCCCAGGTCACGGTGCTGTCGCATGCGCTCTGGCAGCGCCGCTTTGGTGGCAGCCCCGACGTGCTGGGGCGCGCGGTGAACCTGGGCGGCCCCGTGCCGTGGACGGTGGTGGGCGTGATGGCGCCGGGCTTCGACTTCCCGTCGCGCGCGGAGCTGTGGACGCCCATCGTCCAGGACGAGTCCATGACGAAGCCGGAGGCGCGCGGCGCGCACTGGCTGGAGGTGTATGGGCGGATGGGGCCCGGCGTGAGCCTTGAGCGGGCGAAGGCAGACGCGGCGGCGGTCGCGCGGGGCCTGGCGGCGCGGCATCCGGCGACGAACGCGGACATGGGCGCGAGCGTGGAGCCCTTGCGCGACGTGCTGCTGGGCCAGGTGCGCCCCTCGCTGTTTTTGCTACTGGGCGCGGTGGGGCTGGTGCTGCTCATCGCGTGCGCCAACCTCATGCACCTGCTGTTGGCGCGGGCCGCGTCGCGCGAGGCGGAGACGTCCGTGCGGCTCGCGCTGGGCGCCAGCCGGGGGCGCATCGCGCGGGAGCTGTTGGTGGAGAGCGCGCTCCTGTCTGCGCTGGGTGGCGGGGCCGGGTTGCTCGCGGCGCTGTGGGCGCTGGATGCGCTGGCGGCGTTCGGGCCCCAGGACATTCCGCGCATCGACGAGGTGTCGCTCGATGGAACGGTGCTGGCGTTCACCGCGGGCCTGTCGGTGTTCACCACGCTGCTCTTCGGGCTGGTGCCTGCGTGGCAGACGTCGCGGGTGGAGCTGGCGCGCGTGTTGCGGACGGCGGGCGAGGGCGCGGGCGGCGCGGCGCACCACCACCGAACCCGCGCGGCGCTCATCGTGGCGGAGACGGCGCTGGCGGTGCTGCTGCTGGTGAGCGCGGGGCTGCTGCTGCGCAGCTTCGTGCACCTGCGGCAGGTCGACCCGGGCTTCCAGCCGGAGGGCGTATTGACGGTGAAGCTGAGCCTGCCGCCCAACCGCTACGCCATGGGCAGCGCGGCGCCCGCGGCCTTCTACGACGGGCTGCTCGAGCGGCTGCGGAGCCTGCCCGGGGTGACCGTGGCGGGCGTGGTGAATGCAGTTCCCATGGAGGGGAAGCGGTGGACGCTCGCGGTGCGCGACCCGCTCCGGCCGGTGGCGCCGGGCACGGAGCCCTGGCAGGCCAGCATGCGCATCGTCACACCGGACGCGTTGGAGGCGCTGCGGGTGCCCGTGCTGCGCGGCCGGGGGTTGCTGCCGGAGGACCGGGGCGCGGGTGGGCGCGCGGTGTTGATCAACGCGGAGGCGGCGCGCCGCTTCTGGCCGGGAGAGGACCCGCTGGGACGCACGCTGGACATGGACATGGACCTGGGCAACGGCGCGTTCGGAGGCCGGGTGGTGGGGGTGGTGGCGAACATGGCCACGGAAGGACTGGCCGCGCCCGCCGCGCCGGAGGTGTATGTGCCCTATGAGCAGGCACGGACCACGGACATGACGCTGGTGCTCCGTACGAACGGGGAGCCGTTCGCGCTGGCCGGGGCGGTGCGGGCGGAAGTCCGGGGGCTGGACGCGAACCTCGCGGTGGGCGGCGTGCGGACGCTGGCGTCGGTGGTGGATGGAACGGTGGCGCCGCTGCGCTTCTATCTCCTGCTGGCGAGCGTCTTCGCGGGGGTGGCGCTTGCGCTGGCGGCGGTGGGGCTCTACGGGGTGGTGGCCTACGCGGTGGTGCAGCGCACGCGAGAGCTGGGCATCCGCATGGCATTGGGGGCGAGGGCGGGCCAGCTGATGGGCATGGTGTTGAGCCACTACCTGCGGCTCACGGCGGTGGGGCTGGTGTTGGGGCTGGGGCTCGCATGGGGAGCCAGCCGCGCGCTGTCGCACCTGCTCAACGGAGTGCGGCCCACGGATCCGCTCACGTATGGATTGGTGGTGGCGGTGCTCGGCGCGGTGGCGTTCCTCGCGGCGCTATTGCCAGCACGAAGGGCCGCGCACGTGCCCCCGGCGGTCGTGCTCCGGGCGGATTGA
- a CDS encoding GNAT family N-acetyltransferase: protein MISIRRLEQATPEEREALAEVLIDSVDGGASVGFLPPLSRDAAVEYWRGVLAALGPGLVLWVAEVDGRIDGTVQLAPSLRPNGLHRAEVQKLLVHSRARGQGLASLLLQEIEQYARGAGRTLLVLDTLAGSKAESVYQHFQWQRAGEIPDWARHTDGELHPTVLYFKRIVP from the coding sequence ATGATTTCCATCCGGAGACTCGAACAGGCGACCCCCGAGGAGCGGGAGGCGCTGGCCGAAGTGCTCATCGACTCCGTCGACGGAGGCGCGTCGGTGGGCTTCCTGCCGCCGCTCTCTCGGGACGCGGCGGTGGAGTACTGGCGGGGCGTGCTCGCGGCGCTGGGGCCGGGGCTGGTGCTCTGGGTCGCGGAGGTGGACGGTCGCATCGACGGCACCGTGCAACTCGCGCCCTCGCTGCGTCCCAACGGGCTGCATCGCGCGGAGGTGCAGAAGCTGCTCGTGCATTCGCGGGCCCGGGGGCAGGGGCTCGCGTCGCTGCTGCTCCAGGAGATTGAGCAGTACGCGCGGGGCGCGGGGCGCACGCTGCTGGTGCTCGACACGCTTGCGGGCTCGAAGGCGGAGTCCGTCTACCAGCACTTCCAGTGGCAGCGCGCCGGCGAGATTCCCGACTGGGCGCGGCACACCGATGGTGAGCTGCACCCCACGGTCCTCTACTTCAAGCGCATCGTTCCCTGA
- a CDS encoding alpha/beta fold hydrolase: MHREGAAVVRTLVVLGALFGAGARAEVTRAEFLVPSEEGIEVSVREVKDTGMQVANLPPLILLHGARVPGRASFDLPVEGGSIAAELARAGHAVYLMDARGYGGSTRPLAMSTPAKGRPLVGSHEVVQDVHAVVGWVKARTGQRRVGLVGWATGGHWAGMYASLHPDNVSHLVMLNALYAGSAEHKMLGKGTDFEDPKRPGHFNAEGIGSYRWNTGASLMAVWDRQLPEAEEERVKWRDPEVAASFQREAVTSDPLGPSRTPFAFRAPSGALEDSFYLATGRQLWDGASITAKVLILRAENDFWSRPEDVTLLQEHLNHAASVKAVVLPGATHFVHLERPERGRRLLMDELLRCTGARVTPAPKPPKPATP; this comes from the coding sequence ATGCATCGCGAAGGCGCGGCCGTGGTCCGGACGCTGGTGGTGCTGGGCGCGCTGTTCGGGGCCGGCGCGCGGGCGGAGGTGACGCGCGCGGAGTTCCTGGTGCCGTCGGAGGAGGGCATCGAGGTGTCCGTCCGCGAGGTGAAGGACACGGGCATGCAGGTGGCCAACCTGCCGCCGCTCATCCTCCTGCACGGCGCGCGGGTGCCGGGGCGGGCCTCGTTCGACCTGCCCGTCGAGGGCGGCTCCATCGCGGCGGAGCTCGCCCGCGCGGGGCACGCGGTGTACCTCATGGATGCGCGCGGCTATGGCGGCTCCACGCGGCCCCTGGCCATGAGCACGCCCGCGAAGGGCCGGCCCCTGGTGGGCTCGCACGAGGTCGTCCAGGACGTGCACGCGGTGGTGGGCTGGGTGAAGGCGCGCACGGGGCAGCGCCGCGTGGGGTTGGTGGGCTGGGCCACGGGAGGTCACTGGGCGGGCATGTACGCCAGCCTCCACCCGGACAACGTCAGCCACCTGGTGATGCTCAACGCGCTGTACGCGGGCAGCGCGGAGCACAAGATGCTGGGGAAGGGCACGGACTTCGAGGACCCGAAGCGGCCGGGGCACTTCAACGCGGAGGGCATTGGCTCCTACCGGTGGAACACGGGTGCGTCGCTGATGGCCGTGTGGGACCGGCAGTTGCCCGAGGCGGAAGAGGAGCGGGTGAAGTGGCGGGACCCGGAAGTGGCGGCGTCGTTCCAGCGCGAGGCGGTCACGAGTGATCCGCTGGGGCCGTCACGCACGCCGTTCGCGTTCCGGGCGCCGTCCGGGGCGCTGGAGGACAGCTTCTACCTGGCCACGGGCCGGCAGCTGTGGGACGGAGCGTCCATCACCGCGAAGGTGCTCATCCTGCGCGCGGAGAACGACTTCTGGAGCCGGCCGGAGGACGTCACTCTCCTCCAGGAGCACCTGAACCACGCGGCCAGCGTGAAGGCCGTGGTGCTCCCGGGTGCGACGCACTTCGTGCACCTGGAGCGGCCGGAGCGGGGCCGTCGCCTCCTCATGGACGAGCTGCTGCGCTGCACCGGTGCCCGCGTCACCCCCGCGCCAAAGCCCCCGAAGCCCGCCACGCCGTGA
- a CDS encoding dienelactone hydrolase family protein, whose translation MQDVDIKTADGVMDAKLFQPEGSGPWPAVIMIPDAFGIRPVFEDMARRLSKSGYVVLMPNVFYRDGHTSKLDLQGSFADEAFRKRLYGLIGALTPERLKLDAGAELDFLSRQPSVKGPKAGVAGYCFSGGIAVRMGADFPDRIGAVASSHGGRLATDSPDSPHRLVNKVKGELYFGHADQDNSMPADAIHTLEAALKDAGVKYRSELYPGAQHGYSVAGSAAFNAEVAETHWKRLEDLFGRTLKA comes from the coding sequence ATGCAGGACGTCGACATCAAGACCGCGGATGGAGTGATGGACGCGAAGCTGTTCCAGCCGGAGGGCTCGGGACCGTGGCCGGCGGTCATCATGATTCCGGATGCCTTTGGCATCCGGCCCGTCTTCGAGGACATGGCCCGGCGTCTGTCGAAGTCCGGCTACGTCGTGCTGATGCCCAACGTGTTCTACCGGGACGGACACACCTCGAAGCTGGACCTCCAGGGCTCCTTCGCGGACGAGGCGTTCCGCAAGCGCCTCTACGGCCTCATCGGCGCGCTGACGCCGGAGCGCCTGAAGCTGGACGCGGGCGCCGAATTGGACTTCCTCTCCCGGCAGCCCTCCGTGAAGGGCCCGAAGGCGGGCGTGGCCGGCTACTGCTTCAGCGGCGGCATCGCCGTGCGCATGGGCGCGGACTTCCCGGACCGCATCGGCGCGGTGGCGTCCTCCCATGGCGGCCGCCTGGCCACGGACTCGCCCGACAGCCCCCACCGCCTGGTGAACAAGGTGAAGGGCGAGCTGTACTTCGGCCACGCGGACCAGGACAACTCCATGCCCGCGGACGCCATCCACACGCTGGAGGCGGCGCTGAAGGACGCGGGCGTGAAGTACCGCTCGGAGCTCTACCCCGGCGCGCAGCACGGCTATTCGGTGGCGGGCTCGGCCGCGTTCAACGCGGAGGTCGCGGAGACGCACTGGAAGAGGCTCGAGGACCTGTTCGGCCGCACGCTGAAGGCCTGA
- a CDS encoding MFS transporter translates to MSPVRQRLLSIFGGSVGNLIEWYDFYVYSAFSLYFAQAFFPDADPVVQQLNTAGVFALGFLIRPVGGWLMGLYADLRGRRSALTLSVSLMCLGSLVIAVCPTYARIGVAAPVVLMLARLLQGLSLGGEYGTSATYLSEVATSRHRGFYSSFQYVTLIMGQLLATLTLLVLQRLVLTGPQLEAWGWRIPFGIGAALAVFGFYMRRNMVETEAFTREAAKKSEHHPMRELLRHPKEIAVVVGLTMGGTLAFYTYTVYMQKFLVNSVGLTRDEATLISAGSLFLYMFLQPVLGFVSDHVGRRPVLMGFGVLGTLCTVPLLTALTRTRDAFTAFLLVLAALVILSGYTSINAVVKAELFPARIRALGVGLPYALTVSLFGGTAEYVGTRLKLAGREEWFFWYVTACIFCSLMVYTVMPDTRRHSRIDASS, encoded by the coding sequence ATGTCCCCTGTGCGGCAGCGGCTGCTCTCCATCTTCGGCGGCTCGGTGGGCAACCTCATCGAGTGGTACGACTTCTACGTCTACTCGGCGTTCTCGCTGTACTTCGCGCAGGCGTTCTTCCCAGACGCGGATCCGGTGGTGCAGCAGCTCAACACCGCCGGGGTGTTCGCGCTGGGCTTCCTCATCCGGCCGGTGGGCGGCTGGTTGATGGGGCTCTACGCGGACCTCCGGGGCCGCAGGTCCGCGCTGACGTTGTCCGTCTCGCTGATGTGCCTGGGCTCGCTGGTCATCGCCGTGTGCCCCACGTACGCGCGCATCGGCGTGGCGGCGCCCGTGGTGCTGATGCTCGCGCGGCTGCTCCAGGGCCTCTCCCTGGGCGGCGAGTACGGCACCAGCGCCACCTACCTGAGCGAGGTGGCCACCTCCCGCCACCGGGGCTTCTACAGCTCCTTCCAGTACGTCACGCTCATCATGGGACAGCTCTTGGCCACGCTGACGCTGCTGGTGTTGCAGCGGTTGGTGTTGACGGGCCCGCAGCTGGAGGCGTGGGGCTGGCGCATCCCGTTTGGCATTGGCGCGGCGCTGGCCGTCTTCGGCTTCTACATGCGCCGCAACATGGTGGAGACGGAGGCCTTCACCCGAGAGGCCGCGAAGAAGTCCGAGCACCACCCCATGCGGGAGCTCTTGCGCCACCCGAAGGAGATCGCCGTCGTGGTGGGTCTCACGATGGGCGGGACGCTGGCCTTCTACACATACACCGTCTACATGCAGAAGTTCCTGGTGAACTCCGTGGGGCTGACGCGAGACGAGGCCACGCTCATCTCCGCGGGCTCGCTGTTCCTCTACATGTTCCTCCAGCCGGTGTTGGGGTTCGTCTCCGACCACGTGGGACGCAGGCCGGTGCTGATGGGGTTCGGCGTGCTGGGGACGCTGTGCACGGTGCCGCTGCTCACGGCGCTGACGCGGACGCGGGACGCCTTCACCGCGTTCCTGCTGGTGCTCGCCGCGCTGGTCATCCTCTCCGGCTACACGTCCATCAACGCCGTGGTGAAGGCGGAGTTGTTCCCCGCGCGCATCCGCGCCCTGGGCGTGGGGCTGCCCTACGCGCTGACGGTGTCCCTCTTCGGAGGCACCGCGGAGTACGTGGGCACGCGCCTGAAGCTGGCCGGGCGCGAGGAGTGGTTCTTCTGGTACGTCACGGCCTGCATCTTCTGCTCGCTGATGGTCTACACGGTGATGCCGGACACGCGGCGCCACAGCCGCATTGACGCGTCGTCCTGA
- a CDS encoding UDP-N-acetylglucosamine--peptide N-acetylglucosaminyltransferase SPINDLY family protein produces MRAQLLFILVPSLIVPGTYTGAQDASPPDAGAAAHGAHGKPSALSSLTSLAQGAVLFDNLGTFQRKVTTRSPEAQAFFDQGMRLTYAFNHDEAARSFARAAQLDPSCASCFWGVALVLGPNYNVPMLPDRAATAWTALQKAQALAPTATPTEQALIGALSRRYGGPEPRTPEQMKPFSQSYANAMRDVAKRFPDDNDVQVLFAESLMNLNPWKLWTLEGKPEPGTGEIVSRLETVLARAPNHPGANHYYIHTIEASEHPERALPSAERLPGLMPGAGHLVHMPAHIYQRVGRYADASESNRRAVQADNDYLRQVEPIGYYPMYLAHNWGFLSFSSSMEGRAGESIRAARESANVLPPEMLKEMPGMDFFASEPLLAMVRFGRYDALLTEPRPDPKYPVLTGLWLHTHGLALAANGEFKEARAEHAELVKLAANVPDTMTAGNNSAKDVLDVAARVLDASIAERQGCADALTRWEDAVRAADQLAYSEPSDWYYPVRHFQGAALLDAEQYKAAEAVYREDLRRNPGNGWALFGLAQSLKGQGRTAEANAVQQRFKTAWAGSDFALTRTAF; encoded by the coding sequence ATGCGCGCGCAACTCCTGTTCATCCTCGTCCCGTCTTTGATTGTTCCGGGGACGTATACCGGAGCGCAGGACGCCAGCCCGCCGGATGCTGGCGCGGCCGCGCACGGGGCGCATGGCAAGCCTTCCGCGCTGTCGAGCCTGACCTCGCTCGCCCAGGGCGCGGTGCTCTTCGACAACCTGGGGACCTTCCAGCGGAAGGTGACGACCCGGTCGCCCGAGGCGCAGGCCTTCTTCGACCAGGGCATGCGGCTCACGTATGCCTTCAACCACGACGAGGCCGCGCGCTCGTTCGCCCGCGCCGCGCAGTTGGATCCCTCCTGCGCCAGCTGCTTCTGGGGTGTCGCCCTGGTGCTCGGTCCCAACTACAACGTGCCCATGCTGCCGGACCGGGCAGCGACCGCGTGGACGGCCCTGCAAAAGGCCCAGGCGCTCGCCCCCACGGCGACTCCCACGGAGCAGGCGCTCATTGGCGCGCTGTCCCGGCGCTACGGCGGGCCGGAGCCCCGCACGCCCGAACAGATGAAGCCCTTCTCCCAGTCCTACGCCAACGCCATGCGCGACGTGGCGAAGCGCTTCCCGGATGACAACGACGTGCAGGTGCTCTTCGCCGAGTCCCTGATGAACCTCAACCCGTGGAAGCTGTGGACGCTGGAGGGCAAGCCGGAGCCGGGGACCGGAGAGATTGTCTCGCGGCTGGAGACGGTGCTCGCGCGCGCGCCGAACCACCCGGGCGCCAATCACTATTACATCCACACCATCGAGGCCTCGGAGCACCCCGAGCGCGCATTGCCCTCCGCGGAGCGGCTGCCAGGGCTGATGCCCGGCGCGGGCCACCTGGTGCACATGCCGGCGCACATCTACCAGCGGGTGGGCCGGTACGCGGATGCCTCGGAGAGCAACCGCCGCGCTGTCCAGGCGGACAATGACTATCTGCGCCAGGTGGAGCCCATTGGCTACTACCCGATGTACCTGGCCCACAACTGGGGCTTCCTGTCGTTCTCCTCCTCCATGGAGGGACGCGCGGGGGAGTCCATCCGCGCCGCGCGCGAGTCCGCGAACGTCCTGCCGCCTGAGATGCTGAAGGAGATGCCGGGCATGGACTTCTTCGCCTCGGAACCCCTGCTCGCGATGGTGCGCTTCGGGCGCTACGACGCGCTGCTCACGGAGCCCCGGCCGGACCCGAAGTACCCGGTGCTGACGGGGCTGTGGCTGCACACGCACGGGCTGGCGCTCGCGGCGAATGGGGAGTTCAAGGAGGCCCGCGCGGAGCACGCGGAGCTGGTGAAGCTGGCCGCGAACGTTCCCGACACGATGACCGCTGGAAACAATTCGGCGAAGGACGTGCTGGACGTGGCGGCCCGCGTGCTCGATGCCTCCATCGCCGAGCGCCAGGGCTGCGCGGACGCGCTGACGCGCTGGGAGGACGCGGTGCGCGCCGCGGATCAGCTGGCTTATTCAGAGCCCAGTGACTGGTACTACCCCGTGCGTCACTTCCAGGGCGCGGCGCTGCTGGACGCGGAGCAGTACAAGGCCGCGGAGGCCGTCTACCGGGAGGACCTGCGCCGCAACCCCGGCAACGGTTGGGCGCTCTTCGGACTCGCCCAGTCGTTGAAGGGACAGGGCCGCACGGCCGAGGCCAACGCCGTGCAGCAGCGCTTCAAGACGGCCTGGGCGGGCTCCGACTTCGCGCTCACCCGCACGGCCTTCTGA
- a CDS encoding MarR family winged helix-turn-helix transcriptional regulator, translated as MKKARTASLTLDEFLPYRLSVADNVVSQRIARVYAAEDGLSTQEWRLIAVLGEDGERSQLELVRRTRMEKVPVSRAARSLEERGLVRRATSQSDARSRRLTLTASGRRLYQRVAPAALEAEAEVLAELSPSEREVLRSLLERVERAAIRALKPGP; from the coding sequence ATGAAGAAAGCACGCACCGCGAGCCTCACCCTCGATGAGTTCCTCCCCTATCGCCTGTCGGTCGCGGACAACGTCGTGAGCCAGCGCATCGCCCGCGTGTACGCGGCCGAGGACGGCCTCTCCACGCAGGAGTGGCGGCTCATCGCCGTCCTGGGCGAGGACGGGGAGCGCTCACAGCTGGAGCTCGTCCGGCGCACGCGGATGGAGAAGGTCCCGGTGAGCCGCGCCGCGCGCTCGCTGGAGGAGCGCGGATTGGTGCGGCGCGCCACGAGCCAGAGCGACGCCCGCTCGCGGCGCCTGACGCTGACCGCCTCGGGACGCAGGCTCTACCAGCGGGTGGCCCCCGCCGCGCTCGAAGCGGAGGCGGAGGTGCTCGCGGAGCTGTCGCCCTCTGAACGCGAGGTGCTTCGCTCCCTGCTGGAGCGCGTGGAGCGCGCCGCCATCCGCGCCCTCAAGCCCGGCCCCTGA
- the hmgA gene encoding homogentisate 1,2-dioxygenase: MENVRHLTGFGNEHASEAVAGALPVGQNTPQRVAFGLYAEQLSGTAFTAPRGVNRRTWMYRLRPSAGHPAYRPVEARTLKSGPFREVPPSPNRLRWSPAPMPTTPTTFLEGLFTLGGNGSPAENAGAAVHLYAATASMTDTAFFNADGEMLIVPQSGTLRIVTELGVLEVPPGHVALIPRGMRMRVELPGGSARGYICENYGAQFRLPELGPIGSNGLANPRDFVAPHAAYEDVERPTRVVQKFQGNLWETTLDHSPFDVVAWHGNNVPYTYDLARFNTINTVSYDHPDPSIFTVLTSPSDTPGTANCDFVIFPPRWMVAENTFRPPWFHRNVMSELMGLVHGVYDAKADAFLPGGASLHNCMSAHGPDRKTYEAAVAAELTPKKIDNTLAFMFETRWVIAPTLQAMESPVLQKDYDACWADLPKAKMQSSGGGQS; encoded by the coding sequence ATGGAAAACGTCCGCCATCTGACAGGCTTTGGAAACGAGCACGCATCGGAGGCTGTCGCCGGTGCGCTTCCCGTAGGCCAGAACACGCCCCAGCGCGTCGCGTTCGGCCTCTACGCCGAGCAGCTCTCCGGCACCGCGTTCACAGCGCCTCGCGGCGTGAACCGGCGCACGTGGATGTACCGGCTGCGGCCCAGCGCGGGCCACCCGGCGTACCGGCCCGTGGAGGCCCGCACGCTCAAGAGCGGCCCCTTCCGGGAGGTGCCTCCCTCGCCCAACCGGCTGCGCTGGAGCCCGGCGCCCATGCCCACCACGCCCACCACCTTCCTGGAGGGCCTCTTCACGCTGGGCGGCAACGGCTCCCCGGCCGAGAACGCGGGCGCGGCGGTGCACCTCTACGCGGCGACGGCGTCCATGACGGACACGGCGTTCTTCAACGCCGACGGTGAGATGCTCATCGTCCCCCAGTCCGGGACGCTGCGCATCGTCACGGAGCTGGGCGTGCTGGAGGTTCCGCCCGGCCACGTCGCACTCATCCCTCGCGGCATGCGCATGCGGGTGGAGCTGCCCGGCGGTTCCGCGCGCGGCTACATCTGTGAGAACTACGGCGCGCAGTTCCGGCTCCCGGAGCTGGGGCCCATCGGGTCCAACGGACTGGCGAACCCTCGCGACTTCGTGGCGCCTCATGCGGCGTATGAAGACGTGGAGCGTCCCACGCGCGTGGTGCAGAAGTTCCAGGGGAACCTCTGGGAGACGACGCTGGACCACTCGCCGTTCGACGTCGTGGCGTGGCACGGCAACAACGTGCCGTACACGTACGACCTGGCGCGCTTCAACACCATCAACACGGTGAGCTACGACCACCCGGATCCGTCCATCTTCACGGTGCTCACGTCGCCCAGTGACACGCCGGGAACGGCGAACTGCGACTTCGTCATCTTCCCGCCCCGGTGGATGGTGGCGGAGAACACCTTCCGGCCGCCCTGGTTCCACCGCAACGTGATGAGCGAGCTGATGGGCCTGGTCCACGGCGTCTACGACGCCAAGGCGGACGCGTTCCTGCCCGGCGGCGCGTCGCTCCACAACTGCATGAGCGCCCACGGCCCAGACCGCAAGACGTACGAAGCCGCCGTCGCCGCGGAGCTGACGCCGAAGAAGATCGACAACACGCTCGCCTTCATGTTCGAGACCCGCTGGGTCATCGCGCCCACGCTCCAGGCCATGGAGAGCCCCGTCCTCCAGAAGGACTACGACGCCTGCTGGGCGGACCTGCCCAAGGCGAAGATGCAGTCCTCGGGAGGCGGCCAGTCGTGA
- a CDS encoding fumarylacetoacetate hydrolase family protein, with protein sequence MKLASVDTGRDGRLVVVTKDLSRQADASAIAPTLQAALDDWDRHAPALRALSERLERGEVPGAPFDPARCAAPLPRAYQWADGSAYVNHVELVRKARGAELPPSFWTAPLMYQGGSDGFLGPCQPIPLADEAWGCDMEGEVVVVTRDVPLGATREQALGAVVLVGLVNDVSLRNLIPNELAKGFGFFQSKPASAFSPVFVTPDELGTAWREGKLHRRLEVFLDGEPFGRADAGVDMTFDFGMLVAHAAKTRSLCAGSIVGSGTVSNRGPDGGPGKPVSAGGAGYSCIAEVRVVETLRDGAPKTPFLKRGNQVRIEMRDDSGASIFGAIDQSVGG encoded by the coding sequence GTGAAGCTCGCCTCGGTCGACACAGGAAGAGACGGGCGGCTCGTCGTCGTGACGAAGGACCTGTCCCGGCAGGCGGATGCGTCCGCCATCGCGCCTACGCTCCAGGCCGCCCTGGATGACTGGGACCGCCACGCGCCAGCCCTGCGCGCGCTGTCGGAGCGGCTGGAGCGAGGAGAGGTTCCGGGAGCACCCTTCGACCCCGCCCGTTGCGCGGCGCCCCTGCCCCGCGCCTACCAGTGGGCGGACGGCTCCGCGTACGTGAACCACGTGGAGCTGGTGCGCAAGGCGCGCGGCGCGGAGCTTCCGCCCTCCTTCTGGACCGCCCCCTTGATGTACCAGGGCGGCTCCGACGGCTTCCTCGGGCCGTGCCAGCCCATCCCGCTCGCCGACGAGGCGTGGGGCTGCGACATGGAGGGTGAGGTCGTGGTGGTGACGCGCGACGTGCCGCTGGGCGCCACGCGCGAGCAGGCCCTGGGCGCCGTCGTGCTGGTGGGCTTGGTCAACGACGTGTCGCTGCGCAACCTGATTCCGAACGAGCTGGCGAAGGGCTTCGGCTTCTTCCAGTCCAAGCCCGCGTCGGCGTTCTCACCGGTGTTCGTCACGCCGGACGAGCTGGGCACCGCGTGGCGGGAAGGCAAGCTGCACCGCCGCCTGGAGGTCTTCCTCGACGGCGAGCCCTTCGGCCGCGCGGACGCGGGCGTGGACATGACGTTCGACTTCGGAATGCTGGTGGCCCACGCGGCGAAGACGCGCTCGCTGTGCGCGGGCAGCATCGTGGGCTCCGGCACGGTGTCCAACCGGGGCCCGGACGGCGGTCCTGGTAAGCCGGTGAGTGCGGGTGGGGCGGGCTACTCGTGCATCGCGGAGGTGCGCGTGGTGGAGACGCTCCGGGACGGTGCGCCGAAGACGCCGTTCCTGAAGCGCGGCAACCAGGTGCGCATCGAGATGCGGGACGACTCGGGCGCCAGCATCTTCGGCGCCATCGACCAGTCAGTCGGCGGGTAG